CCAGCAGTTGGTTGGCTGGATTGGCCAGTACCTTGCGTTATGTAGGCATATTTATTCTGTTGTTCTTGGGTTTGCTATCAATCTTTCCTAAGTGGAGTTATCTGCTACTGAGTTATTTGCAATTAGGCAGAATCAAAAGAACCACAGGAGTAGGATTAACCGGAGAATTTTGGTTAGGAACTCAGCTTGGTTTGTTGTGGACTCCTTGTGCCGGGCCTGTACTGGGGAGCATTTTAATTTTGGCAGCCAGCAAGCATGAAATTTGGGGGACATTTACGCTGTTATTGGCTTTTGGTGTAGGAGCCGCGTTACCGTTACTCGCGATCGCTTATGCTGGGCGTTATGCCAGTAAATCTTTGTTGGGTTTGCGTTCTCGAAGTGAAATGTTACACAGAGTTGGCGGTGTTTTAGTAGCCGCATCCGCGATCGCCATTCTTCTGGGTTGGGATGTGCAAATTCAACTGTGGTTAGCTCCTATGTTTCCCAGCCTCCCACTGTAAATTCTCCAACAACCAAAGCAAATTTTTGAGGTATTTTATAAATTCTTGCTAAATTTTCAGGGTTTTTCCATACTTTCAGTGTAGTTAATAGTAACTTCATGGTAAGTTGCAATTATGACAGTAATTATCCTGAATTTGCCAACACGAATGGTGCTAGTAAACCAGCGCAACAAATCAAGAGAGATAGCTGAATTGGAGGCTTTTGAGCCATGCAAGGTAAATTAATAATTTTGAGTTTTGCTGCCTTGGCGATCGTTAGTTGTACAAAAGAGATCGCCACACAACCTACGGAAAAGCCTTCTAGCCAAAGTGTACAGAACGTTCAAGTTGCTGAGACGGCATCCCCCACAGCCTCAACACCACCGACAGAATCTCAAACACCAACAGTTGTCAAATCTGGTAGTTTTGTCAAAGGAGAACACGTAACTAAAGGCAGTGCCAGTATCGTTACTGAGAATGGTAAAAGCTTTTTAATATTAGATCAAAACTTCAAAACAGACAGCGGGCCAGACTTGTTTGTAATTTTACACCGCCAGAACAAACCGCAAATTTACGGGATAATTGAAAAAGATTACGCAAGTTTGGGACGTTTACAAAAAACATCTGGGACTCAACGCTATGCAATCCCAGATGATATAAAGATTGCAGATTTCGCCAGTACGGCAATTTGGTGTCGGAAGTTTAACGCTACCTTTGGTTATGCTGCCTTCAGCAAATAATCTCTAGTGCGCTTAATTATTGGTAATGAATATTAATTGGTAATAGATAAATACTTTTGTAATCATTCTCTTACCAATTTCCCAAAAGCATAAAGACGAGAAATAAACCTGATATAAGTATTAGGTATCCGTGAT
This window of the Nostoc sp. HK-01 genome carries:
- a CDS encoding cytochrome c biogenesis protein, transmembrane region; the protein is MATTSLSAGLAILAGTLTVLSPCVLPVLPVLVGRSLSTHRYGPIALVAGLVAGFATAGSLLGIASSWLAGLASTLRYVGIFILLFLGLLSIFPKWSYLLLSYLQLGRIKRTTGVGLTGEFWLGTQLGLLWTPCAGPVLGSILILAASKHEIWGTFTLLLAFGVGAALPLLAIAYAGRYASKSLLGLRSRSEMLHRVGGVLVAASAIAILLGWDVQIQLWLAPMFPSLPL